CGTGCGCTTTCAAGAGTTTCACCGCTTCCGCGTGGCCGGCAGAGAAAGCCCATAGCCATGCCGTCCAACCATTCTTATCCTTTGCGTGGATATCCGCTCCCGCGACCAGAAGTTCCCGGATCGTTTCCAGGTGCCCTTCAGACGCGCTGATAATCAATGAGGTGGCTCCATATTCGTCCTTGGCCTCCGTATCGGCTCCACTGTCCAGGAGGATTTTTGCAATATCGGCGTAGCCGCGCCGCGCGGCTCTCATTAGAGCGGTGCGACCCAATTTGTCTTTAGCGTTCACATTGGCGCCATCGATTACAAGGAGTCTCACCACTTCCGGGTAGCGCCGCCGCGCGGCCTTCATTAAAGCTGTTGCGCCATACTGATCGGTGACCTCAGTATCCGCACCTTTGTCCAAAAGGATCTTGGCTTCCTCCGCTTGTCCCACGGAGGATGCCCACAGTAGAGCCGTCCATCCGTAATTGTCCCGAGCATGAATATCAGCGCCTTTATCTACGAGAAGCCGGACCACTTCCGGATGGCCTTTGAGACAAGCCTTCATTAAAGCTGTCAGCCCGTCTTGGTCCTTGGCATTGGGGTCGACTCCTTGAGCCAGCAGGTGTTCGACTTCAGTTACGTTGCCTGATTCGGCTGCCGCGAGCAATTGGGCTTGCATTGCATGGACCTCCTTTGAAAGGCCTTCGAAAAGAAAGCGGCTGGATAGGCCTTATTTGGACGGCTAAGAATCCCTCCCGGTGACAGAAGGAAACGCAATCCACTTAAGTTTTAAGCAAACGTCGTGCCAAAAACTGGGGGACATCCGGCGTCCCTGAGGGCTCGCGTCGTTCCGGTTCCCGGGCTCTGCCTTGAAACCAGAAAACTGTCTTGAGGAGTTCTCTGCACAGGCAGTCCCTGTACAAGCCCTGGCAGCCGATCCCGATCCGGTATCTTCTATTTGGTTGTTCGATTGACCATTTCCGCAAGCCATTCGTGTACGGGTGAGAGATCTTTAAATCTTTTGAAACAGTAGTCGAGGATTTCGTCGGAATAGAATTCTGACGGGATCTCAGCCTCTGTCATTGCGTAAAAACCGTTGTGGAGCAGTA
This sequence is a window from Desulfomonile tiedjei. Protein-coding genes within it:
- a CDS encoding ankyrin repeat domain-containing protein, which translates into the protein MQAQLLAAAESGNVTEVEHLLAQGVDPNAKDQDGLTALMKACLKGHPEVVRLLVDKGADIHARDNYGWTALLWASSVGQAEEAKILLDKGADTEVTDQYGATALMKAARRRYPEVVRLLVIDGANVNAKDKLGRTALMRAARRGYADIAKILLDSGADTEAKDEYGATSLIISASEGHLETIRELLVAGADIHAKDKNGWTAWLWAFSAGHAEAVKLLKAHGAEY